One stretch of Gadus chalcogrammus isolate NIFS_2021 chromosome 14, NIFS_Gcha_1.0, whole genome shotgun sequence DNA includes these proteins:
- the e2f8 gene encoding transcription factor E2F8 isoform X3, with protein sequence MGPLTTPTKRRDVRSVDPWTPTSNLKMLISAASPDIRNREKELCLDHEGVESLDASQESKLGEDAEKLSRKEKSLGLLCHRFLARYPDYPGPAHDICLDDVATQLNVERRRIYDIMNVLESLHMVSRLVKNRYTWHGRSKLAQTLAVLRRVGEGQRYRQQMQHIRQRCAEKEFDFDDGEEKENDETLPPADLEGPELGQKEMSFVELPGVEFNAVSVNSRKDKSLRVMSQKFVMLFLVSDPNVVSLEVAAKILIGEDPAADQDKNKFKTKVRRLYDIANVLQSLKLIEKVHVTEERGRKTAFKWTGPAELPTIEEPQSCPAACRPPAASRVSEPVTKETCSKNLFSSPGGKRGFTRHPSLIKMAKSIQEDRRKINSAPTSPAKSALGDSSNQDFPSKMAQLAAICKMQLDQQSSRAKGSRPGSSEPAANKPETHRGKAKGHREEVPVRTPTQEPAACTTPHLTPRPPQQQPAPPSSMSYLPAGGSPLIPVLLPQQHSGGPYAVFLHALRPNPLSRPKPTSLAVRSMTFEEKTGLSPGPPGPGAPLDLSPSATKRLSSDTASEGSPSKAKRVGAAGHQDTSPRQGEALHVARLKARRGGPASSRPSSRALHLDPEFVNTPGGAAAVAHQFLEESVETFLETEERGGSDSEAGLTPVPARAVPLTPGHLNTGHLNTETLVPAGYLIPMHSLVSYKDMQVQGGENKKSTTPTYNIYHTPTAGSRPPHALEITPTGLPRPRPAGLSPQTTPAYRAHMQSPGPSPAIFNFTLQNLGLISAGPGSAGAQQQHQTPERGPGPGASPLLGVHQRGGVLFVKPLSSTPLQQAGPAQSVTFISVQQPTMTTPKGAGQPQHSFFHTPGPLSPLAAMATHGGHAPASATQRKLDVSTQDSPP encoded by the exons ATGGGCCCTCTCACGACGCCCACGAAGAGGAGAGACGTGCGCTCGGTGGACCCCTGGACGCCCACCTCCAACCTCAAGATGCTGATCAGCGCGGCCAGCCCCGACATCAGGAACCGGGAGAAGGAGCTGTGTCTAGACCACGAGGGCGTTGAATCCCTCGACGCGTCACAG GAATCCAAACTTGGCGAGGATGCGGAGAAGCTgagcaggaaggagaagagTCTGGGTCTGCTTTGCCACCGGTTCCTCGCTCGCTACCCCGATTACCCGGGACCGGCCCATGACATCTGCCTGGACGACGTGGCAACGCAACTCA ACGTGGAGCGGCGGCGCATCTACGACATCATGAACGTGCTGGAGAGCCTGCACATGGTGAGCCGGCTGGTGAAGAACCGCTACACCTGGCACGGCCGCTCCAAGCTGGCCCAGACGCTGGCCGTGCTGCGGCGGGTGGGCGAGGGCCAGCGCTACCGCCAGCAGATGCAGCACATCCGCCAGCGCTGCGCCGAGAAGGAGTTCGACTTCGACGACggcgaggagaaggagaacgaCGAGACGCTGCCGCCGGCGGACCTGGAGGGCCCCGAGCTGGGTCAGAAGGAGATGTCCTTCGTGGAGCTCCCGGGGGTGGAGTTCAACGCAG TCTCGGTGAACAGTCGAAAGGACAAGTCCCTGAGGGTGATGAGCCAGAAGTTCGTCATGCTCTTCCTGGTGTCGGACCCCAACGTGGTGAGCCTGGAGGTGGCCGCCAAGATCCTGATCGGGGAGGACCCCGCGGCCGACCAGGACAAGAACAAGTTCAAGA CCAAAGTGCGGCGGCTCTATGACATCGCCAACGTGCTGCAGAGCCTGAAGCTGATCGAGAAGGTCCACGTGACGGAGGAGCGAGGCAGGAAGACGGCCTTCAAGTGGACCGGACCGGCGGAGCTGCCGACGATAGAAG AGCCCCAGAGCTGCCCTGCGGCCTGCCGCCCGCCCGCGGCCAGCAGGGTGAGTGAACCCGTCACCAAGGAGACCTGCTCCAAgaacctcttctcctccccggGGGGCAAACGGGGCTTCACCAGACACCCCTCGCTGATCAAGATGGCCAAGAGCATCCAGGAAGACCGCCGCAAGATCAACTCTGCCCCCACCAGCCCTGCCAAGAGCGCCCTTG GCGATTCATCCAACCAGGACTTTCCGAGCAAGATGGCCCAGCTCGCCGCGATCTGCAAGATGCAGCTCGACCAGCAGTCCAG CAGGGCTAAAGGCTCCCGGCCCGGCTCCAGTGAACCGGCGGCCAACAAACCCGAGACGCACCGGGGCAAGGCCAAAGGGCATCGCGAGGAGGTGCCGGTTCGAACCCCCACCCAGGAGCCCGCGGCGTGCACCacaccccacctcacccccaggccgccgcagcagcagcccgcccccccctcctccatgtccTACCTCCCGGCCGGGGGCTCCCCCCTCATCCCCGTGCTGCTGCCCCAGCAGCACAGCGGCGGGCCGTACGCCGTCTTCCTGCACGCGCTCAGACCCAACCCGCTGAGCCGGCCGAAGCCCACCAGCCTGGCCGTGCGCTCCATGACCTTCGAGGAGAAGACGGGGCTGAGCCCGGGGCCGCCCGGCCCAGGGGCCCCTCTGGACCTCAGCCCCTCGGCCACCAAGCGCCTGTCGTCGGACACGGCCTCGGAGGGCAGCCCGTCGAAGGCCAAGCGGGTCGGTGCTGCTGGCCACCAG gacACCTCGCCGCGTCAGGGCGAGGCGCTGCACGTCGCCCGTCTGAAGGCGCGGCGCGGGGGGCCGGCGTCCAGCCGCCCCTCGTCCCGGGCCCTCCACTTGGACCCTGAGTTCGTCAACACGCCGGGGGGCGCGGCGGCCGTGGCCCACCAGTTCCTGGAGGAGAGCGTGGAGACCTTcctggagacggaggagagggggggctcCGACAGCGAGGCGGGCCTGACCCCCGTCCCGGCGCGGGCCGTGCCCCTCACCCCGGGACACCTCAACACGGGACACCTCAACACCGAG ACCTTGGTGCCTGCAGGCTACCTCATCCCCATGCACTCCTTGGTCAGCTACAAAGACATGCAGGTTCAAGGCGGGGAGAATAAAAAGTCGACTACCCCCACCTACAACATCTACCACACCCCCACCGCCG gctcccgccccccccacgcccTGGAGATCACGCCCACCGGcctgccccggccccggcccgcGGGCCTGTCCCCGCAGACCACCCCGGCCTACAGGGCCCACATGCAGAGCCCTGGCCCCAGCCCGGCCATCTTCAACTTCACCCTGCAGAACCTGGGCCTCATCTCGGCGGGGCCCGGCTCGGCCggggcccagcagcagcaccagacgCCCGAGCGGGGGCCCGGCCCCGGGGCCAGCCCGCTGCTGGGCGTGCATCAGAGGGGGGGCGTGCTGTTCGTCAAGCCCCTGTCGTCCACGCCGCTCCAGCAGGCCGGCCCGGCCCAGTCCGTCACCTTCATCAGCGTGCAgcag CCCACGATGACCACACCCAAAGGGGCGGGGCAACCTCAGCACAGCTTCTTCCACACCCCgggtcctctctcccccctcgctgCCATGGCAACGCACGGCGGGCACGCCCCCGCCAGCGCCACCCAGAGGAAACTGGACGTCAGCACGCAGGACTCTCCGCCTTAA
- the e2f8 gene encoding transcription factor E2F8 isoform X2, producing the protein MRWTEASLTYETFHTTSKGDVFIAIQSPVKTSRTVLGQCTAFGDKLANKMGPLTTPTKRRDVRSVDPWTPTSNLKMLISAASPDIRNREKELCLDHEGVESLDASQESKLGEDAEKLSRKEKSLGLLCHRFLARYPDYPGPAHDICLDDVATQLNVERRRIYDIMNVLESLHMVSRLVKNRYTWHGRSKLAQTLAVLRRVGEGQRYRQQMQHIRQRCAEKEFDFDDGEEKENDETLPPADLEGPELGQKEMSFVELPGVEFNAVSVNSRKDKSLRVMSQKFVMLFLVSDPNVVSLEVAAKILIGEDPAADQDKNKFKTKVRRLYDIANVLQSLKLIEKVHVTEERGRKTAFKWTGPAELPTIEEPQSCPAACRPPAASRVSEPVTKETCSKNLFSSPGGKRGFTRHPSLIKMAKSIQEDRRKINSAPTSPAKSALGDSSNQDFPSKMAQLAAICKMQLDQQSSRAKGSRPGSSEPAANKPETHRGKAKGHREEVPVRTPTQEPAACTTPHLTPRPPQQQPAPPSSMSYLPAGGSPLIPVLLPQQHSGGPYAVFLHALRPNPLSRPKPTSLAVRSMTFEEKTGLSPGPPGPGAPLDLSPSATKRLSSDTASEGSPSKAKRVGAAGHQDTSPRQGEALHVARLKARRGGPASSRPSSRALHLDPEFVNTPGGAAAVAHQFLEESVETFLETEERGGSDSEAGLTPVPARAVPLTPGHLNTGHLNTETLVPAGYLIPMHSLVSYKDMQVQGGENKKSTTPTYNIYHTPTAGSRPPHALEITPTGLPRPRPAGLSPQTTPAYRAHMQSPGPSPAIFNFTLQNLGLISAGPGSAGAQQQHQTPERGPGPGASPLLGVHQRGGVLFVKPLSSTPLQQAGPAQSVTFISVQQPTMTTPKGAGQPQHSFFHTPGPLSPLAAMATHGGHAPASATQRKLDVSTQDSPP; encoded by the exons ATGCG TTGGACAGAGGCCAGCTTAACGTATGAAACATTTCACACTACTTCTAAG GGTGATGTATTTATAGCAATACAATCTCCAGTAAAAACCTCAAGAACAGTGCTTGGTCAGTGCACAGCGTTTGGAGATAAGCTGGCAAACAAAATGGGCCCTCTCACGACGCCCACGAAGAGGAGAGACGTGCGCTCGGTGGACCCCTGGACGCCCACCTCCAACCTCAAGATGCTGATCAGCGCGGCCAGCCCCGACATCAGGAACCGGGAGAAGGAGCTGTGTCTAGACCACGAGGGCGTTGAATCCCTCGACGCGTCACAG GAATCCAAACTTGGCGAGGATGCGGAGAAGCTgagcaggaaggagaagagTCTGGGTCTGCTTTGCCACCGGTTCCTCGCTCGCTACCCCGATTACCCGGGACCGGCCCATGACATCTGCCTGGACGACGTGGCAACGCAACTCA ACGTGGAGCGGCGGCGCATCTACGACATCATGAACGTGCTGGAGAGCCTGCACATGGTGAGCCGGCTGGTGAAGAACCGCTACACCTGGCACGGCCGCTCCAAGCTGGCCCAGACGCTGGCCGTGCTGCGGCGGGTGGGCGAGGGCCAGCGCTACCGCCAGCAGATGCAGCACATCCGCCAGCGCTGCGCCGAGAAGGAGTTCGACTTCGACGACggcgaggagaaggagaacgaCGAGACGCTGCCGCCGGCGGACCTGGAGGGCCCCGAGCTGGGTCAGAAGGAGATGTCCTTCGTGGAGCTCCCGGGGGTGGAGTTCAACGCAG TCTCGGTGAACAGTCGAAAGGACAAGTCCCTGAGGGTGATGAGCCAGAAGTTCGTCATGCTCTTCCTGGTGTCGGACCCCAACGTGGTGAGCCTGGAGGTGGCCGCCAAGATCCTGATCGGGGAGGACCCCGCGGCCGACCAGGACAAGAACAAGTTCAAGA CCAAAGTGCGGCGGCTCTATGACATCGCCAACGTGCTGCAGAGCCTGAAGCTGATCGAGAAGGTCCACGTGACGGAGGAGCGAGGCAGGAAGACGGCCTTCAAGTGGACCGGACCGGCGGAGCTGCCGACGATAGAAG AGCCCCAGAGCTGCCCTGCGGCCTGCCGCCCGCCCGCGGCCAGCAGGGTGAGTGAACCCGTCACCAAGGAGACCTGCTCCAAgaacctcttctcctccccggGGGGCAAACGGGGCTTCACCAGACACCCCTCGCTGATCAAGATGGCCAAGAGCATCCAGGAAGACCGCCGCAAGATCAACTCTGCCCCCACCAGCCCTGCCAAGAGCGCCCTTG GCGATTCATCCAACCAGGACTTTCCGAGCAAGATGGCCCAGCTCGCCGCGATCTGCAAGATGCAGCTCGACCAGCAGTCCAG CAGGGCTAAAGGCTCCCGGCCCGGCTCCAGTGAACCGGCGGCCAACAAACCCGAGACGCACCGGGGCAAGGCCAAAGGGCATCGCGAGGAGGTGCCGGTTCGAACCCCCACCCAGGAGCCCGCGGCGTGCACCacaccccacctcacccccaggccgccgcagcagcagcccgcccccccctcctccatgtccTACCTCCCGGCCGGGGGCTCCCCCCTCATCCCCGTGCTGCTGCCCCAGCAGCACAGCGGCGGGCCGTACGCCGTCTTCCTGCACGCGCTCAGACCCAACCCGCTGAGCCGGCCGAAGCCCACCAGCCTGGCCGTGCGCTCCATGACCTTCGAGGAGAAGACGGGGCTGAGCCCGGGGCCGCCCGGCCCAGGGGCCCCTCTGGACCTCAGCCCCTCGGCCACCAAGCGCCTGTCGTCGGACACGGCCTCGGAGGGCAGCCCGTCGAAGGCCAAGCGGGTCGGTGCTGCTGGCCACCAG gacACCTCGCCGCGTCAGGGCGAGGCGCTGCACGTCGCCCGTCTGAAGGCGCGGCGCGGGGGGCCGGCGTCCAGCCGCCCCTCGTCCCGGGCCCTCCACTTGGACCCTGAGTTCGTCAACACGCCGGGGGGCGCGGCGGCCGTGGCCCACCAGTTCCTGGAGGAGAGCGTGGAGACCTTcctggagacggaggagagggggggctcCGACAGCGAGGCGGGCCTGACCCCCGTCCCGGCGCGGGCCGTGCCCCTCACCCCGGGACACCTCAACACGGGACACCTCAACACCGAG ACCTTGGTGCCTGCAGGCTACCTCATCCCCATGCACTCCTTGGTCAGCTACAAAGACATGCAGGTTCAAGGCGGGGAGAATAAAAAGTCGACTACCCCCACCTACAACATCTACCACACCCCCACCGCCG gctcccgccccccccacgcccTGGAGATCACGCCCACCGGcctgccccggccccggcccgcGGGCCTGTCCCCGCAGACCACCCCGGCCTACAGGGCCCACATGCAGAGCCCTGGCCCCAGCCCGGCCATCTTCAACTTCACCCTGCAGAACCTGGGCCTCATCTCGGCGGGGCCCGGCTCGGCCggggcccagcagcagcaccagacgCCCGAGCGGGGGCCCGGCCCCGGGGCCAGCCCGCTGCTGGGCGTGCATCAGAGGGGGGGCGTGCTGTTCGTCAAGCCCCTGTCGTCCACGCCGCTCCAGCAGGCCGGCCCGGCCCAGTCCGTCACCTTCATCAGCGTGCAgcag CCCACGATGACCACACCCAAAGGGGCGGGGCAACCTCAGCACAGCTTCTTCCACACCCCgggtcctctctcccccctcgctgCCATGGCAACGCACGGCGGGCACGCCCCCGCCAGCGCCACCCAGAGGAAACTGGACGTCAGCACGCAGGACTCTCCGCCTTAA
- the e2f8 gene encoding transcription factor E2F8 isoform X1, translating into MMLSPRKYNAVKISWTEASLTYETFHTTSKGDVFIAIQSPVKTSRTVLGQCTAFGDKLANKMGPLTTPTKRRDVRSVDPWTPTSNLKMLISAASPDIRNREKELCLDHEGVESLDASQESKLGEDAEKLSRKEKSLGLLCHRFLARYPDYPGPAHDICLDDVATQLNVERRRIYDIMNVLESLHMVSRLVKNRYTWHGRSKLAQTLAVLRRVGEGQRYRQQMQHIRQRCAEKEFDFDDGEEKENDETLPPADLEGPELGQKEMSFVELPGVEFNAVSVNSRKDKSLRVMSQKFVMLFLVSDPNVVSLEVAAKILIGEDPAADQDKNKFKTKVRRLYDIANVLQSLKLIEKVHVTEERGRKTAFKWTGPAELPTIEEPQSCPAACRPPAASRVSEPVTKETCSKNLFSSPGGKRGFTRHPSLIKMAKSIQEDRRKINSAPTSPAKSALGDSSNQDFPSKMAQLAAICKMQLDQQSSRAKGSRPGSSEPAANKPETHRGKAKGHREEVPVRTPTQEPAACTTPHLTPRPPQQQPAPPSSMSYLPAGGSPLIPVLLPQQHSGGPYAVFLHALRPNPLSRPKPTSLAVRSMTFEEKTGLSPGPPGPGAPLDLSPSATKRLSSDTASEGSPSKAKRVGAAGHQDTSPRQGEALHVARLKARRGGPASSRPSSRALHLDPEFVNTPGGAAAVAHQFLEESVETFLETEERGGSDSEAGLTPVPARAVPLTPGHLNTGHLNTETLVPAGYLIPMHSLVSYKDMQVQGGENKKSTTPTYNIYHTPTAGSRPPHALEITPTGLPRPRPAGLSPQTTPAYRAHMQSPGPSPAIFNFTLQNLGLISAGPGSAGAQQQHQTPERGPGPGASPLLGVHQRGGVLFVKPLSSTPLQQAGPAQSVTFISVQQPTMTTPKGAGQPQHSFFHTPGPLSPLAAMATHGGHAPASATQRKLDVSTQDSPP; encoded by the exons ATGATGTTGTCGCCACGAAAATATAATGCGGTAAAGATAAG TTGGACAGAGGCCAGCTTAACGTATGAAACATTTCACACTACTTCTAAG GGTGATGTATTTATAGCAATACAATCTCCAGTAAAAACCTCAAGAACAGTGCTTGGTCAGTGCACAGCGTTTGGAGATAAGCTGGCAAACAAAATGGGCCCTCTCACGACGCCCACGAAGAGGAGAGACGTGCGCTCGGTGGACCCCTGGACGCCCACCTCCAACCTCAAGATGCTGATCAGCGCGGCCAGCCCCGACATCAGGAACCGGGAGAAGGAGCTGTGTCTAGACCACGAGGGCGTTGAATCCCTCGACGCGTCACAG GAATCCAAACTTGGCGAGGATGCGGAGAAGCTgagcaggaaggagaagagTCTGGGTCTGCTTTGCCACCGGTTCCTCGCTCGCTACCCCGATTACCCGGGACCGGCCCATGACATCTGCCTGGACGACGTGGCAACGCAACTCA ACGTGGAGCGGCGGCGCATCTACGACATCATGAACGTGCTGGAGAGCCTGCACATGGTGAGCCGGCTGGTGAAGAACCGCTACACCTGGCACGGCCGCTCCAAGCTGGCCCAGACGCTGGCCGTGCTGCGGCGGGTGGGCGAGGGCCAGCGCTACCGCCAGCAGATGCAGCACATCCGCCAGCGCTGCGCCGAGAAGGAGTTCGACTTCGACGACggcgaggagaaggagaacgaCGAGACGCTGCCGCCGGCGGACCTGGAGGGCCCCGAGCTGGGTCAGAAGGAGATGTCCTTCGTGGAGCTCCCGGGGGTGGAGTTCAACGCAG TCTCGGTGAACAGTCGAAAGGACAAGTCCCTGAGGGTGATGAGCCAGAAGTTCGTCATGCTCTTCCTGGTGTCGGACCCCAACGTGGTGAGCCTGGAGGTGGCCGCCAAGATCCTGATCGGGGAGGACCCCGCGGCCGACCAGGACAAGAACAAGTTCAAGA CCAAAGTGCGGCGGCTCTATGACATCGCCAACGTGCTGCAGAGCCTGAAGCTGATCGAGAAGGTCCACGTGACGGAGGAGCGAGGCAGGAAGACGGCCTTCAAGTGGACCGGACCGGCGGAGCTGCCGACGATAGAAG AGCCCCAGAGCTGCCCTGCGGCCTGCCGCCCGCCCGCGGCCAGCAGGGTGAGTGAACCCGTCACCAAGGAGACCTGCTCCAAgaacctcttctcctccccggGGGGCAAACGGGGCTTCACCAGACACCCCTCGCTGATCAAGATGGCCAAGAGCATCCAGGAAGACCGCCGCAAGATCAACTCTGCCCCCACCAGCCCTGCCAAGAGCGCCCTTG GCGATTCATCCAACCAGGACTTTCCGAGCAAGATGGCCCAGCTCGCCGCGATCTGCAAGATGCAGCTCGACCAGCAGTCCAG CAGGGCTAAAGGCTCCCGGCCCGGCTCCAGTGAACCGGCGGCCAACAAACCCGAGACGCACCGGGGCAAGGCCAAAGGGCATCGCGAGGAGGTGCCGGTTCGAACCCCCACCCAGGAGCCCGCGGCGTGCACCacaccccacctcacccccaggccgccgcagcagcagcccgcccccccctcctccatgtccTACCTCCCGGCCGGGGGCTCCCCCCTCATCCCCGTGCTGCTGCCCCAGCAGCACAGCGGCGGGCCGTACGCCGTCTTCCTGCACGCGCTCAGACCCAACCCGCTGAGCCGGCCGAAGCCCACCAGCCTGGCCGTGCGCTCCATGACCTTCGAGGAGAAGACGGGGCTGAGCCCGGGGCCGCCCGGCCCAGGGGCCCCTCTGGACCTCAGCCCCTCGGCCACCAAGCGCCTGTCGTCGGACACGGCCTCGGAGGGCAGCCCGTCGAAGGCCAAGCGGGTCGGTGCTGCTGGCCACCAG gacACCTCGCCGCGTCAGGGCGAGGCGCTGCACGTCGCCCGTCTGAAGGCGCGGCGCGGGGGGCCGGCGTCCAGCCGCCCCTCGTCCCGGGCCCTCCACTTGGACCCTGAGTTCGTCAACACGCCGGGGGGCGCGGCGGCCGTGGCCCACCAGTTCCTGGAGGAGAGCGTGGAGACCTTcctggagacggaggagagggggggctcCGACAGCGAGGCGGGCCTGACCCCCGTCCCGGCGCGGGCCGTGCCCCTCACCCCGGGACACCTCAACACGGGACACCTCAACACCGAG ACCTTGGTGCCTGCAGGCTACCTCATCCCCATGCACTCCTTGGTCAGCTACAAAGACATGCAGGTTCAAGGCGGGGAGAATAAAAAGTCGACTACCCCCACCTACAACATCTACCACACCCCCACCGCCG gctcccgccccccccacgcccTGGAGATCACGCCCACCGGcctgccccggccccggcccgcGGGCCTGTCCCCGCAGACCACCCCGGCCTACAGGGCCCACATGCAGAGCCCTGGCCCCAGCCCGGCCATCTTCAACTTCACCCTGCAGAACCTGGGCCTCATCTCGGCGGGGCCCGGCTCGGCCggggcccagcagcagcaccagacgCCCGAGCGGGGGCCCGGCCCCGGGGCCAGCCCGCTGCTGGGCGTGCATCAGAGGGGGGGCGTGCTGTTCGTCAAGCCCCTGTCGTCCACGCCGCTCCAGCAGGCCGGCCCGGCCCAGTCCGTCACCTTCATCAGCGTGCAgcag CCCACGATGACCACACCCAAAGGGGCGGGGCAACCTCAGCACAGCTTCTTCCACACCCCgggtcctctctcccccctcgctgCCATGGCAACGCACGGCGGGCACGCCCCCGCCAGCGCCACCCAGAGGAAACTGGACGTCAGCACGCAGGACTCTCCGCCTTAA
- the csrp3 gene encoding cysteine and glycine-rich protein 3, whose amino-acid sequence MPNWGGGAKCSACEKTAYHAEEIQCNGRSFHKTCFICMTCRKGLDSTTVAAHESEIYCKSCYGKKYGPKGYGYGGGAGALSSDPPRKDLDLDPKDGVKQRPPNTSTSTNPSKFAQKFGSSDQCPRCSKAVFAAEKIMGAGKPWHKTCFRCALCGKSLESTTVTDKDGELYCKVCYAKHFGPKGFGLGNAAMIEERPL is encoded by the exons ATGCCAAACTGGGGTGGGGGAGCCAAGTGCTCTGCCTGTGAGAAGACTGCGTACCACGCAGAGGAGATCCAGTGCAACGGACGGAGCTTCCATAAGACCTGCTTCATCTGCA TGACCTGCAGGAAAGGACTGGACAGTACAACGGTCGCAGCACACGAGTCGGAGATCTACTGCAAGTCCTGCTACGGCAAGAAGTACGGGCCAAAAGGCTACGGCTATGGAGGGGGGGCCGGAGCGCTAAGTTCAGACCCCCCCAGGAAGGATCTGGATCTGGATCCTAAAGA TGGCGTCAAACAGAGACcaccaaacacaagcacaagcacaaacCCCAGCAAATTTGCGCAGAAGTTTGGCAGCTCCGACCAATGCCCTCGGTGTTCCAAGGCCGTGTTCGCAGCAGAGAAGATCATGGGAGCGGGGAAG CCTTGGCATAAAACCTGTTTCCGCTGTGCCTTGTGTGGGAAGAGTTTGGAGTCTACCACAGTGACCGATAAGGACGGAGAGCTCTactgtaaag TGTGCTACGCTAAACACTTTGGGCCCAAAGGATTCGGGTTGGGGAATGCCGCCATGATAGAGGAAAGACCCCTTTAA